The following are encoded together in the Chaetodon trifascialis isolate fChaTrf1 chromosome 3, fChaTrf1.hap1, whole genome shotgun sequence genome:
- the LOC139329135 gene encoding rootletin isoform X2, with translation MSAAENLDTDSNKLESVIQRLEESVLSEEKRLTVRGPSPDDPPTCLPARVREIVTKNLSDGSAGAMSSVMSLQEENRVLQGELARLEDLLAHSRADRDELAIKYGAISERLEQALRFETGDGDHDSPESRSLAQQNVDLRRRLDEEQAAYKRKLTAYQEGQQRQAQLVQKLQAKVLQYKKRCGDLEQMLQERSSELEKHRLSSHSDTSNGRHQDESSSNLEDALIRLEEEQQRSSSLSAVNAMLREQLEQAGLANEALSQDIRRLTADWTKAREELEQKESDWRREEESFHSYFSSEHSRLLMLWRQVVGFRRHVCEMKSATERDLSDMRNELARASHSAQVSCSGLSATLHSREGGAALALEREKALRVQLEQQLRDRVAEMMSLQTRTDAERSELNFRLSDSVREGERLKGQIEEKEREIVVLMRRLEEQSGNDETDMQVLRSHTETLLDTLRDIAQTMVSDGESSSEADQDNSGAPLLALIHSSSPRRSSSPRRSTSPSRPSPLAPLPDSVLSALRSAVTNKTLQLQDVRGRLISAQSSIQQLRKQLSETDSAKRDAEQRNQALQRERDAAQRERETTQREKDRLKQERDTLASEKASLEKTAQAAQSSNQILQMDCEKLQLTVASTQRERDHEREEKEAAIQERDRARAETQRIQKQWDQSESRASAQRGELSAVRETHQQGEVERQLLEGERTQLSEALARAESGKAELSLLLNKLQSEDAALRDSLAKMGSMNESLAQDKADLNTYLLQLEEEKAVLQAQKREAEQEKLTIRDELVRLEQDRLELDSARMALHHSLQDMELSRVGMEAELQSLRAERLKLQEKVTQLCGEVTSLGSELSLARGEGQRNEVALEEAGRSRAELARDKAALVVQLTASERENTVLSEELAAFRSERESLETSLFEVQQQLVQVESRREQLEAENQNLRVRSETAAAELRRLRSDGENMLAQAEREKQALTQTLNAAQLEAQQALRKAISEHQEEVERLVSEKEVVRHSLLMEHEGALRKLRQEAEDQLLRAEREREELQDELRSLQHERDQSLLQAETEKQQALSLKEAEKTALSDRVSSLQAELSAAALEVERMSREAAHYKEQEQIRVAALTSELLELRSQLEDAAFVHERELQGLRETCTDLHSRADVALKELDQCRASLSANEESRDQLRRDMLDVERRHNQTQEAAENYRREVTELRRSLGDVTKERDTISQSNSQLRETLRSAETERISVKRQCEEKEQRLAVLEENFSSTQKEVTELRSCLREVERSRLEARRELQELRRQLKVLDGEKEQKGREVAELQTRLSLEEQREEERGKEVFTLKHKLTGAETARDSLKKELSMTQKRLVESESGWRGCERELTAQLQEARGCEKKLQDEAKNLALRAQAAQDSAAQSSLQLSEAQGRLAATEAELTRAEAGRRDLEFRLSSIQSALTRTLGIGAGGRGGRGRSPGGNSTSPGSMSRHHSISPLRSSLSPPKEFRVSTPDNTLGSGAVSPERGDTPLPLPQPELDPDSLRSDLRDFLQELREAQRERDDARCRLGALQRELEELTGERDSAQSRLSQLQHTLLEYQEGKRGLDERLTTTQILLQQQEEAVRRGDRERRALTDRVKDLERALQASEMDKKHAQDQLNKQRATEMRLEAERRRLREALEAAEARATRVELGRRSLEGELQRLKLSLGDRDTENQTSQERYDSLLKQVAEGEARASLLQREVERLSQALLKAQEGESLLREKTSSLKKSLQEATASHGSTQSRLAALQKTLSVAEQDRSLLQERMDDARASLVEGKRNVATLTERVQSLQSELNESELRREQLEAELNNTQEALRQRLASLTEAQRSAQSAQTERAATEERLRALQRAVAMLETEKKDAERQAVRLEKDKNALRNTLDKVERQKLKTEEGSMRLSAEKGRLDRSLNTAEQELQEAQQQILMLQTQLADMEQSHSLCESLARQRDEAQRESERLRTSFRDVERTLGTRERAHRHRVKGLEEQVSTLKEQLQQEMKRRQPSLPPSLLSTGN, from the exons ATGAGCGCTGCAGAAAACTTAGACACCGACTCCAACAAGCTGGAGTCTGTGATACAG aggctggaggagagtgTTTTGTCTGAGGAGAAGAGGCTGACTGTCCGGGGTCCTTCACCAGATGACCCACCTACATGTCTGCCAGCACGAGTTCGAGAGATTGTCACGAAGAACCTCAGCGACGGCT CAGCCGGAGCCATGTCCTCAGTTATGTCCCTCCAGGAGGAGAACCGAGTGCTGCAGGGAGAGCTGGCGAGGCTGGAGGACCTGCTGGCACACAGCCGAGCGGACCGAGACGAGCTCGCCATCAAGTACGGTGCAATCAGTGAGAGG CTGGAGCAGGCGCTGCGTTTTGAGACGGGAGACGGGGACCATGACTCACCAGAGTCACGCAGCCTGGCTCAGCAGAACGTGGATTTACGGCGGCGGCTGGACGAGGAGCAGGCGGCCTACAAGCGTAAACTCACTGCGTACCAGGAGGGTCAGCAGAGGCAGGCGCAGCTGGTGCAGAAGCTGCAGGCcaag GTACTTCAGTACAAAAAGCGGTGCGGGGATCTCGAGCAGATGCTGcaggagaggtcctcagagctggagaaacacCGGCTGAGT AGCCACAGTGACACATCAAATGGTCGCCATCAAGACGAATCAAGCAGCAACCTGGAGGATGCTTTAATCCGTCTGGAGGAAGAACAGCAGAG GAGCAGCAGTTTGTCCGCGGTGAATGCCATGCTGagagagcagctggagcaggccGGTCTGGCCAATGAGGCTCTCAGCCAGGACATCCGCAGGCTCActgctgattggacaaaagCCCGGGAGGAACTGGAACAAAAGGAGTcagactggaggagagaggaagag TCTTTCCACAGTTACTTTAGCAGTGAGCACAGCCGGCTGCTGATGCTGTGGCGGCAAGTGGTCGGCTTTCGGAGGCACGTCTGTGAAATGAAGAGTGCCACTGAGAG GGACTTGTCGGACATGCGTAACGAGCTGGCTCGGGCGTCCCACTCCGCTCAGGTGTCGTGCTCAGGTCTGTCCGCCACGCTGCATAGCCGGGAGGGAGGAGCAGCTCTGGCCCTGGAGCGGGAGAAGGCCCTGCGGGttcagctggagcagcagctgagagacCGAGTGGCAGAGATGATGAGTCTTCAGACCAGGACAGACGCAGAGAGAAGTGAGCTCAACTTCAG GTTGTCAGACTCGGTGCGAGAGGGCGAGAGACTGAAAGGCCAAattgaagagaaagagagagaaattgtCGTATTGATGAGGAGGCTTGAG GAGCAGAGTGGTAATGATGAGACTGACATGCAGGTGTTGAGAAGTCACACTGAGACACTGTTAGACACCCTGCGAGACATCGCTCAG ACGATGGTGTCAGATGGAGAGTCGTCATCAGAGGCAGACCAGGATAATTCTGGGGCTCCCCTGCTGGCCTTAATCCATAGCTCCTCCCCTCgccgctcctcctctcctcgcaGGTCGACCTCCCCCTCTCGGCCCTCCCCATTGGCTCCTCTCCCTGACTCGGTGCTGTCTGCTCTGCGCTCTGCGGTCACAAACAAGACACTCCAGCTGCAG GATGTTCGAGGGCGTCTGATCTCTGCCCAGTCCTCGATACAACAGTTGCGCAAGCAGCTTTCAGAGACTGATTCGGCTAAAAGAGATGCAGAACAGCGAAACCAAGctctacagagagagagggacgctgctcagagagagagggagaccacacagagagaaaaggaccgtctgaagcaggagagagacacactgGCCAG TGAGAAGGCTAGCTTGGAGAAGACTGCGcaggcagcacagagcagcaacCAGATCCTGCAGATGGACTGCGAGAAGCTTCAGCTGACTGTGGCGTCCACTCAGCGGGAGCGAGATCacgagagggaggagaaggaggccgCCATTCAGGAGAGAGACCGGGCGAGGGCAGAGACTCAGAGGAT ACAAAAGCAATGGGATCAGAGTGAGAGTCGGGCCTCTGCTCAGCGTGGAGAGCTGTCTGCAGTGAGGGAGACCCACCAGCAGGGGGAGGTTGAGaggcagctgctggagggagaGCGAACCCAACTCTCTGAAGCACTGGCTCGG GCTGAGAGCGGTAAAGCAgagctctctctgctgctgaacaaGCTGCAGTCTGAGGATGCAGCTCTCAGGGACTCTCTCGCCAAGATGGGAAGCATGAATGAGAGTCTGGCCCAGGACAAAGCTGACCTTAACACCTACCTTCTCCAG ctggaggaagagaaggccGTCCTGCAGGCACAGAAACGGGAGGCGGAACAGGAGAAGTTGACCATCAGAGATGAGCTGGTCCGGTTGGAGCAGGACCGGCTGGAGCTGGACTCGGCCCGCATGGCGCTGCACCATTCACTGCAGGACATGGAGCTAAGCCGGGTGGGGATGGAGGCAGAGCTCCAGAGTCTCAGGGCTGAGAGACTtaagctgcaggagaaagtcACACAG CTTTGTGGTGAGGTGACCTCTCTGGGATCAGAGCTGAGTCTTGCCAGAGGAGAGGGCCAGAGGAACGAGGTGGCCTTAGAGGAAGCCGGCCGCAGTCGGGCGGAACTGGCCCGTGACAAAGCAGCGCTGGTGGTCCAGCTGACGGCgtctgagagagagaacaccGTGCTGTCTGAGGAACTAGCTGCCTTCAG GTCGGAGCGGGAGTCCCTGGAAACCAGTCTTTTcgaagtgcagcagcagcttgttcagGTGGAGTCCCGTagagagcagctggaggccGAGAATCAAAACCTTCGAGTCCGCAGTGAGACTGCAGCGG CTGAACTCAGGCGTCTACGATCAGATGGGGAGAATATGTTGGCCCAggctgagagggagaaacaggCTCTGACTCAGACTCTAAATGCTGCACAGCTGGAGGCTCAGCAGGCTTTACGCAAGGCCATCTCTGAAcatcaggaggaggtggagagactGGTCTCAGAAAAG GAAGTTGTGCGGCACAGCCTGCTTATGGAGCATGAGGGCGCTCTGAGGAAGCTCAGACAGGAGGCGGAGGATCAGCTcctcagagcagagagagaaagagaggagctgcaggatgaaCTGAGGAGTCTCCAGCATGAAAGAGATCAGagtctgctgcaggctgagacTGAGAAACAACAG gCCCTTTCtctgaaggaggcagagaaaacagcatTGTCTGACAGGGTGTCCTCCCTGCAGGctgagctgtcagctgcagctctggaggTTGAGCGGATGTCGAGAGAAGCAGCCCATTACAAAGAACAGGAGCAG ATCAGAGTTGCGGCTCTGACCAgcgagctgctggagcttcgcTCTCAGCTGGAGGATGCAGCTTTTGTTCATGAAAGGGAACTCCAGGGTCTACGAGAGACTTGTACTGATCTTCATTCACGCGCTGACGTTGCTCTCAAAGAG CTGGACCAGTGCAGAGCGTCTCTCTCAGCTAACGAGGAGAGCCGAGACCAGCTGAGGCGGGACATGTTGGACGTTGAGCGGCGTCACAACCAAActcaggaagcagcagagaactACAGAAGAGAAGTGACAGAGCTGCGACGCAGCCTCGGTGATGTGACCAAGGAGAGGGACACCATCAGCCAGTCAAACAGTCAGCTGAGAGAAACTCTACGAagtgcagaaacagagagaatcAG tgtgaaacgacagtgtgaggagaaggagcagaggctggccgTGCTGGAGGAGAACTTTTCATCGACTCAAAAGGAGGTGACGGAGCTGCGCAGCTGCCTCAGAGAAGTTGAAAGATCACGACTTGAAGCCAGACGAGAACTCCAGGAGCTCCGCAGACAG CTGAAGGTTctggatggagagaaggagcagaaagggagggaggtggcagagctgcagactcGTCTGTCGCTGGAggagcaaagagaggaggagagagggaaagaggttTTCACCCTCAAACACAAGTTAACTGGAGCTGAAACAGCTCGAGACTCCCTCAAGAAagag CTTTCTATGACTCAGAAGCGCCTGGTGGAGTCTGAGTCGGGCTGGCGGGGCTGCGAGAGAGAGCTGACCGCTCAGCTGCAGGAGGCGCGTGGCTGCGAGAAGAAGCTGCAGGATGAAGCCAAGAACCTGGCCCTGCGCGCTCAGGCCGCTCAGGACTCTGCTGCTCAGTCCAGCCTGCAGCTGAGCGAGGCCCAGGGCCGACTGGCCGCTACAGAGGCCGAGCTGACCAGGGCCGAGGCCGGGAGGAGGGACCTGGAGTTTCGCCTGAGCAGCATTCAGTCGGCGCTGACGCGAACTCTGGGCATCGGggcaggaggcagaggaggccgAGGGAGGAGCCCAGGGGGGAACTCCACATCACCAGGCAGTATGTCACGCCACCACAGCATCTCACCCCTGCGCTCCTCGCTGTCGCCCCCTAAAG AATTTCGAGTAAGCACCCCTGACAATACTTTAGGCTCAGGGGCCGTGTCTCCTGAGAGAGGGGATACGCCGTTGCCTCTCCCTCAGCCAGAGCTGGACCCCGACTCACTGCGAAGTGATCTGAGAGACTTCCTCCAGGAGCTGCGTGAGGCACAGAGAGAGCGG GATGATGCCAGATGCCGACTGGGGGCCCTACAgcgggagctggaggagctgacgGGGGAACGAGACTCTGCTCAGAGTCGCCTCTCTCAGCTTCAACACACCTTACTGGAATACCAAGAAg GGAAACGTGGACTGGACGAGCGTCTGACCACCACTCAGATTTTGCTCCAGCAACAGGAGGAGGcggtgaggagaggagacagagagaggagggctcTCACCGATAGGGTGAAGGATTTAGAGCGGGCACTGCAGGCCTCTGAGATGGATAAAAAACAcgcacag GACCAGTTAAATAAGCAGCGTGCTACTGAGATGCgtctggaggcagagaggaggcgtCTGCGGGAGGCGCTGGAGGCAGCTGAAGCCCGGGCCACcagggtggagctggggaggCGCAGTCTGGAGGGGGAGCTGCAGAGACTTAAACTGAGTTTGGGAGACCGGGACACGGAGAACCAGACCTCCCAGGAGCGCTATGACTCTCTGCTGAAGCAG GTGGCTGAAGGAGAGGCCCGTGCGTCTCTGCTccagagagaggtggagaggctgAGCCAGGCTCTGCTCAAAGCCCAGGAAGGTGAATCTTTACTCAGGGAGAAGACTTCTTCCCTCAAGAAGAGCCTCCAGGAGGCAACGGCTTCTCATGGCAGCACACAGAGTCGCCTGGCCGCTCTGCAGAAGACTCTGAGTGTGGCCGAACAGGACAGAAGCCTCCTGCAG GAACGAATGGACGATGCCCGGGCGTCATTAGTGGAGGGGAAGAGGAATGTGGCCACCCTGACTGAGCGCGTGCAAAGCCTGCAGAGTGAGCTGAATGAGAGCGAACTGAGACGAGAGCAACTGGAGGCTGAGCTCAACAATACTCAAGAG GCTCTGCGTCAGCGCTTGGCCAGTCTTACAGAAGCTCAGCGCAGCGCCCAGTCAGCTCAGACAGAGCGGGCCGCCACAGAGGAGCGACTGCGTGCGCTGCAACGAGCTGTCGCCATGCTGGAGACTGAGAAAAAAGATGCTGAGAGGCAGGCTGTGAGGCTGGAGAAGGACAAGAATGCACTGAGGAATACACTGGACAAG GTTGAACGTCAGAAGCTGAAGACGGAGGAAGGCAGCATGCGACTGTCTGCAGAGAAAGGCCGCTTGGATCGCTCTCTAAACACGGCTGaacaggagctgcaggaagcACAGCAACAGATACtgatgctgcag ACTCAGCTGGCCGACATGGAGCAGTCACACAGTCTGTGTGAGAGTCTGGCGAGGCAGCGCGACGAGGCCCAGCGGGAGTCAGAGAGACTGAGGACCAGCTTCAGGGACGTAGAGCGAACGCTGGGCACCAGAGAGCGAGCTCACCGGCACAGAGTCAAAGGCCTGGAGGAGCAG GTGTCCACCCTGAAGGAGCAGCTGCAACAAGAGATGAAACGGCGGCAACCATCTCTTCCACCCTCCTTATTGTCGACAGGAAACTGA